Proteins from a genomic interval of Mesobacillus sp. S13:
- a CDS encoding flagellar hook-length control protein FliK: MVTEVTSFIDPNSGLKTEGAAGTLGFLPQMTKAEQLVLTMSSPERPVSAEQLMKQFESILSKSQFMNNGGTQKLFIKLFPEHLGSIRIELLQRDQTMMARIITSTGTAKETLEAQINGLKQAFTAQNLSVDRIEVTQQQQERFLSKDSEQQQRQPDRGQQEKKDEKRDFNLSFEEALLNTEV, from the coding sequence ATGGTTACTGAAGTTACTAGTTTCATAGACCCAAACTCCGGTTTAAAGACGGAGGGGGCAGCAGGTACACTTGGTTTTCTGCCACAAATGACAAAGGCGGAACAGCTGGTATTAACGATGAGCAGCCCAGAAAGACCCGTTTCAGCAGAGCAGCTCATGAAGCAATTTGAGTCGATTCTGTCTAAATCTCAGTTCATGAATAACGGTGGAACACAAAAATTATTCATTAAATTATTCCCTGAGCATCTAGGCAGCATAAGGATCGAGCTTTTACAGAGGGATCAAACGATGATGGCAAGAATCATTACTTCCACTGGTACGGCGAAAGAAACGCTAGAAGCACAAATCAATGGACTCAAGCAGGCATTTACAGCGCAGAATCTTTCGGTGGATAGGATTGAGGTGACTCAGCAGCAGCAAGAACGATTCCTGAGTAAGGATTCGGAGCAGCAGCAGAGACAGCCAGACAGAGGCCAGCAAGAAAAGAAGGATGAAAAGAGGGATTTTAATCTCTCCTTTGAAGAAGCATTGCTAAATACGGAAGTTTAG
- the flgD gene encoding flagellar hook assembly protein FlgD: MVNTINSTYLLSNIQKDRKAGSDILGKDDFLKILMTQLQNQDPLNPMQDKDFIAQMATFSTLEQITNMGKSIDRFVQAEQQNKMISYSQFVGKDVTWHKIESANGEETVKQGNGKVASVQFKEDTVSFVLEDGTTLEPGNISQINELSSENHMLQASMLIGKTVTYLDGNQQERSANVLSVSFKNGKTSYLLDDENGTSIISSQITKIQ; encoded by the coding sequence ATGGTGAATACGATCAACTCTACTTATCTGCTGTCCAATATTCAAAAGGACAGGAAGGCTGGTTCGGATATTCTTGGCAAAGATGATTTTTTGAAAATCCTTATGACCCAGCTGCAGAACCAGGACCCTTTGAACCCGATGCAGGATAAAGATTTTATAGCTCAAATGGCCACGTTTTCAACTCTAGAGCAAATCACGAATATGGGAAAGTCAATTGACCGATTTGTTCAGGCTGAACAGCAGAATAAAATGATATCCTACAGCCAGTTCGTGGGCAAGGATGTAACCTGGCACAAGATCGAAAGTGCCAATGGTGAGGAGACGGTTAAACAAGGAAATGGAAAAGTAGCTTCTGTCCAGTTCAAGGAAGATACGGTTTCCTTTGTACTAGAGGACGGAACGACTCTGGAACCAGGCAATATTTCTCAGATCAATGAGTTATCGAGCGAGAATCACATGCTGCAGGCGAGCATGTTAATTGGGAAGACGGTTACCTATCTAGATGGAAATCAGCAAGAGAGATCAGCAAATGTCCTTTCTGTTTCATTCAAGAACGGGAAAACATCCTATTTGCTTGATGATGAGAATGGCACAAGCATCATTTCTTCACAGATCACCAAAATTCAATAA
- a CDS encoding TIGR02530 family flagellar biosynthesis protein, which yields MDKTNFRPIHSLPVNRNHPKPVKANPLTHTPFSIQLQDAIQSKNGLTISKHATERLEQRGINISQERWNRIEEKVSQAKAKGVSDSLVLLNDAALIVSAKNNTVITAMGRQEAAEQIFTNINGTIVMEN from the coding sequence ATGGATAAAACGAATTTTCGTCCAATTCATTCACTGCCTGTTAACAGGAATCATCCAAAACCTGTGAAAGCCAATCCATTAACACATACACCTTTCTCTATTCAATTGCAGGATGCAATACAATCAAAGAATGGACTGACAATAAGCAAGCATGCAACTGAACGGCTCGAGCAGCGGGGAATCAATATATCCCAGGAACGCTGGAACAGGATTGAGGAAAAAGTTAGTCAGGCGAAGGCCAAGGGCGTGAGTGATTCGCTCGTTCTGCTAAATGACGCAGCGCTGATTGTCAGTGCGAAAAATAACACAGTCATTACAGCGATGGGCAGGCAGGAAGCAGCGGAACAAATATTCACCAATATCAACGGAACGATTGTAATGGAAAATTAA